One genomic region from Balaenoptera musculus isolate JJ_BM4_2016_0621 chromosome X, mBalMus1.pri.v3, whole genome shotgun sequence encodes:
- the CBLL2 gene encoding LOW QUALITY PROTEIN: E3 ubiquitin-protein ligase CBLL2 (The sequence of the model RefSeq protein was modified relative to this genomic sequence to represent the inferred CDS: inserted 4 bases in 3 codons; deleted 2 bases in 1 codon; substituted 2 bases at 2 genomic stop codons): MNPADADCGPPRAQSSGLSGGLEGRRRIPLKLISKQVNKSSXVSHIPRTMSGSPAGEKEFERNGGGWYDCKGGELLGRKKTFPECIWEDFKINIIGAKFDLPVHFCDKCDLPIKIYGRIILFKYAFCYDCANLYERKGDKIXPGCSIPVLRIEEHTRGSVFMCSAGQECRKTYLSQRELEAHISYRHKTAKKLVXAPLKKVHPRIASPTTEIPEMLLDQDHMSHIPPELPSIMPPSPVQRVSHKRSIQPREDLYAPPAELXATPPPLLHQEIVSISTREYSNLIITPIQADSTSDAKELSPPAPAPAHHHPEYQSQPVVLPPYIMPPEEHALPPSTPPPVSHPVSYSLPDSGAPQLVCSQVPPPLMTSGPSPVTSSPGCIIALVPPYMNPSPPGSPLSHNGGPPVSEFPSDHQNPNSLPQFTEEQETLSPPFIQRYGTNPGMXPLSKGLSPLSPAQGPPSPTPLSGSHCSDQTRYRPYSH, from the exons ATGAATCCCGCTGACGCTGACTGTGGGCCACCACGCGCTCAGAGTTCTGGATTGTCCGGTGGCCTTGAGGGTCGAAGACGAATTCCTTTAAAGCTCATTTCTAAGCAGGTGAATAAAAGCA CTGTGTCTCATATTCCTAGGACTATGAGTGGGTCGCCTGCTGGTGAGAAAGAATTTGAACGTAATGGAGGAGGGTGGTATGATTGTAAAGGGGGTGAGctattgggaagaaagaaaacatttcctgAATGCATTTGGGAGGACTTTAAGATAAACATCATAGGTGCAAAGTTTGATTTACCAGTTCATTTCTGTGACAAA TGTGATTTGCCTATTAAAATCTATGGGCGTATAATTCTGTTCAAGTATGCTTTTTGCTATGACTGTGCTaatttatatgaaagaaaaggagataagATATGACCAGGCTGTAGTATTCCTGTGCTGCGAATTGAGGAGCATACACGAGGTTCTGTCTTCATGTGTAGCGCTGGCCAAGAGTGCAGGAAAACTTATTTGTCTCAGAGAGAGTTAGAAGCTCATATCAGCTACCGCCATAAGACAGCTAAAAAACTTGT TGCTCCACTTAAAAAAGTTCACCCTCGTATTGCTTCACCAACAACTGAAATCCCTGAAATGCTGCTAGACCAGGACCATATGAGCCATATTCCCCCAGAGTTGCCCAGCATTATGCCCCCATCTCCTGTGCAGCGTGTATCACACAAGCGCAGTATCCAGCCACGCGAGGATCTTTATGCTCCTCCAGCAGAAT TTGCCACCCCACCTCCTTTGCTCCATCAGGAAATCGTTAGTATTTCAACAAGAGAATACAGCAATTTAATAATCACCCCTATTCAGGCTGACTCAACTTCTGATGCCAAAGAACTATCACCTCCTGCCCCAGCACCGGCTCACCATCATCCTGAATATCAAAGTCAACCAGTGGTATTGCCCCCTTATATTATGCCTCCAGAGGAACATGCACTACCCCCATCTACTCCACCACCAGTAAGCCATCCAGTGTCATATTCTCTCCCGGATTCAGGTGCTCCTCAGCTGGTCTGTAGTCAAGTGCCACCTCCACTCATGACTTCTGGTCCATCACCAGTAACTTCTTCCCCTGGATGTATTATTGCCCTGGTGCCACCTTATATGAATCCTTCTCCGCCAGGATCTCCTCTATCTCATAATGGTGGTCCACCTGTAAGTGAATTCCCTTCTGACCATCAGAATCCTAACTCTTTACCCCAGTTCACTGAAGAACAAGAAACTCTGAGCCCTCCGTTTATACAACGGTATGGAACAAATCCTGGTATGTGACCTCTGTCGAAAGGACTTTCACCTCTTTCACCAGCGCAAGGTCCACCTTCCCCAACCCCACTTTCTGGATCTCATTGCTCAGATCAGACAAGATATAGACCATATTCACATTGA